Sequence from the Brevundimonas sp. SGAir0440 genome:
GCCGCCGCCGCGCACACCGCCAGGGTCAGCAGATAGAGCGCCAGGCTCTTGCCCGCCTCGGACCAGCTCAGCGTGCCCCACGCCGCACGCCAGACGCCGCGCTTCAAATGGCTGAACACCGACAGAGCCAGGAAGGCGGCCAGGATGAACCGCCCGGTCGTCAGGCCCCACCAGACCACCGCCACGCCGATGACCAGCAGCACGATCTGCTCCAGACGCGGATGCACACGCGTCAGCACCGGCCCTAGAGCCTTGGATCCATCCAGAGGCGGGGCCGGCACGAGGTTCACCAGATTGAGCATGGCGATGAAGAAGGCGCCCATCAGCCATTCGCCCTGCCCCAGAACCATCCAGACCCCGACGAACGGGATCATCGCCAGCAGGCCGAAGGCCGGTCCGGCCAGCGACACCAGAACCCCGTCCCACTCGCTCTTCGGCTCCCGCCGCGCCTTGGCCAGACCGCCCAGGAACGGGATGATGTAGATGCGGGCGGGCCCCATGCCGAGCTTGTTCATCGCCAGGGCGTGGCCCGCCTCATGGACGAACAGGCCGATCAGCACCGCGCCCGCCACGATGGCGCTGCCCGTGATCCACCACAGGAAGCCGCCCATCAGCGCCGTGGACAGCATCGCCCAGACCAGGCTCTGGTCCTTTTCGGCCGGTACTTCCGCCGAGGGCGCGGGCGCGGCTCCACGCGCCGATGT
This genomic interval carries:
- a CDS encoding metalloprotease, with product MSNTDTTDQTPDRPLGRAPGPWDAKPEPTSARGAAPAPSAEVPAEKDQSLVWAMLSTALMGGFLWWITGSAIVAGAVLIGLFVHEAGHALAMNKLGMGPARIYIIPFLGGLAKARREPKSEWDGVLVSLAGPAFGLLAMIPFVGVWMVLGQGEWLMGAFFIAMLNLVNLVPAPPLDGSKALGPVLTRVHPRLEQIVLLVIGVAVVWWGLTTGRFILAAFLALSVFSHLKRGVWRAAWGTLSWSEAGKSLALYLLTLAVCAAAAVGALMPMTGGDPSGAVQLGLNYLGFGR